In Bifidobacterium sp. ESL0745, one DNA window encodes the following:
- a CDS encoding RNA methyltransferase, translating into MRIINIESVDDERVAAYVGLTEAQLRNRLEPEKGIFIAESPKVIDRALAAGREPVSLLVEEPWLDGMSDIFKRIDKRWGKNVPVYVSSPEQLKKLTGYRLHRGALAAMRRWKLPTVRELCKNARRIAVMENIVDHTNVGAIMRSAAALDVDAVLVTPSCGDPLYRRAARVSMGTVFQVPWTRIDAETLDVETENNDTCGSETSQDHGMVTLDNAKNNDTDVIDSVGNNSDKSFAGMNNRRDEREIQPNFDSDFRNRHTKEEDRKYWPIRGLRKLNDLGFTTVAMALTDDSISLDELTRRLDNETNEPDHIDKLALIFGTEGDGLAHRTIANTDLTVKIPMSNGVDSLNVAASSAVAFYATRVKQN; encoded by the coding sequence ATGCGGATCATCAATATCGAATCAGTCGATGACGAACGGGTGGCCGCATACGTAGGTCTTACCGAAGCTCAGCTGCGCAACCGGCTTGAACCGGAAAAAGGCATCTTCATCGCCGAATCGCCAAAGGTCATCGACCGGGCACTGGCCGCAGGACGCGAACCCGTTTCGCTGCTGGTCGAAGAGCCTTGGCTTGATGGCATGAGTGATATTTTCAAGCGCATCGACAAACGCTGGGGCAAGAATGTTCCGGTATATGTCTCCTCTCCTGAACAACTCAAGAAGCTGACCGGGTATCGGCTGCATCGCGGTGCCCTTGCCGCGATGCGTCGCTGGAAGTTGCCAACTGTAAGGGAACTCTGCAAGAATGCCCGACGGATTGCCGTCATGGAAAACATCGTCGATCACACCAACGTCGGCGCGATCATGCGTTCAGCGGCAGCGCTTGACGTGGATGCCGTGCTGGTTACCCCTTCTTGCGGCGACCCGCTCTATCGTCGTGCGGCACGCGTATCGATGGGTACGGTATTTCAGGTACCATGGACTCGTATCGATGCCGAAACATTGGACGTAGAAACCGAAAACAACGATACTTGCGGATCGGAAACATCACAAGATCATGGAATGGTTACCTTGGATAATGCCAAGAACAACGATACCGACGTCATCGATTCTGTCGGCAACAATTCGGACAAATCTTTCGCAGGCATGAACAATCGACGTGATGAGAGAGAAATCCAGCCGAACTTTGATTCTGATTTCCGCAATCGTCACACCAAGGAAGAAGACCGGAAATACTGGCCCATACGCGGGCTCAGAAAACTGAATGACCTTGGTTTCACGACTGTCGCAATGGCACTGACCGACGATTCCATCAGTCTCGACGAACTGACCAGACGACTTGACAACGAAACGAACGAACCCGATCATATCGACAAGCTCGCCCTCATATTCGGCACGGAAGGCGACGGATTGGCGCATCGCACCATCGCCAACACCGACCTGACTGTCAAAATCCCCATGAGCAACGGCGTCGACAGTCTCAACGTGGCCGCTTCAAGCGCCGTCGCCTTCTATGCGACGAGAGTCAAGCAAAACTAG
- the glgC gene encoding glucose-1-phosphate adenylyltransferase: MAKNPKVLAIVLAGGEGTRLMPLTRDRAKPAVPFGGVYRLVDFPLSNLVNSGYSQIVVLTQYKSHSLDRHISKVWRFSPLLDAYVSPVPAQQRLGKHWYLGSADAVYQTINIIEDEQPDYVVIVGADHVYRMDFGQMLKQHIESGAEFTVAGIRQPLAASRQFGVIDVDPDHPHMIRGFKEKPETTESMPSHPDQILASMGNYIANTDALFAALAEDEKAEDTKHDMGGDIAPYFSERHEAGVYDFSENEIPGATKYDRAYWRDVGTIRQFYEAHMDLIEYNPPFNLYNQDWPIYTLSGNMPPAKFVRSETNRIGRATESIISPGVIVSGGDVQHSVLSPNVRVNSWSQVVDSILFDGVIIGRRARVCKAILDKNVILEENATVGIDMEHDLARGFTVKDGITIVPKRTVIKD, translated from the coding sequence ATGGCGAAGAATCCTAAGGTATTGGCAATCGTATTGGCGGGCGGCGAAGGCACGCGTCTGATGCCCCTGACCCGCGACCGCGCCAAGCCTGCGGTGCCGTTCGGCGGCGTCTACCGACTTGTCGATTTTCCCCTGAGCAATCTGGTCAATTCCGGCTATTCGCAGATCGTCGTATTAACGCAATACAAATCACATTCGCTGGATCGGCATATCTCCAAGGTCTGGCGCTTCTCACCCTTGCTCGACGCCTATGTTTCCCCGGTTCCTGCACAGCAACGCCTAGGCAAGCACTGGTATTTGGGTTCGGCGGACGCGGTCTACCAGACCATCAACATCATTGAGGACGAACAACCCGACTACGTGGTCATCGTCGGAGCCGACCACGTCTATCGCATGGACTTCGGCCAGATGCTCAAGCAGCATATCGAATCCGGTGCTGAATTCACTGTCGCCGGCATTCGCCAACCTCTTGCGGCTTCACGTCAGTTCGGCGTCATCGACGTCGACCCGGATCATCCACACATGATTCGCGGTTTCAAGGAAAAGCCCGAGACCACCGAATCAATGCCCAGCCACCCCGACCAGATCCTCGCTTCCATGGGCAATTACATCGCCAACACCGATGCGCTTTTCGCAGCGCTGGCGGAAGATGAAAAGGCCGAAGATACCAAACATGATATGGGCGGCGATATCGCCCCTTACTTCTCCGAACGCCATGAGGCTGGCGTCTACGATTTCAGCGAGAACGAGATTCCCGGAGCCACCAAATACGACCGGGCCTATTGGAGGGACGTGGGCACCATCAGGCAGTTCTATGAGGCCCACATGGATCTGATCGAGTACAATCCGCCGTTTAACCTCTACAACCAGGATTGGCCGATTTATACGCTTTCCGGCAATATGCCGCCGGCTAAATTCGTTCGCTCGGAAACCAATCGCATCGGCAGGGCCACCGAGTCCATCATCTCACCGGGCGTCATCGTTTCGGGCGGCGACGTGCAGCATTCGGTGCTTTCGCCCAACGTCCGCGTCAATTCGTGGTCGCAGGTCGTCGATTCCATCCTTTTCGACGGGGTTATCATCGGCCGCCGCGCCCGCGTCTGCAAGGCCATCCTTGACAAGAACGTCATTTTGGAAGAGAACGCAACCGTGGGCATCGACATGGAGCACGACCTCGCCCGAGGATTCACCGTCAAGGACGGCATCACCATCGTTCCGAAACGCACTGTTATTAAGGACTGA
- a CDS encoding metal-sulfur cluster assembly factor, with protein MESQDNLVPTPQSSILDSAVKALGSEEKGQAAVANPSAVGSLDKFDKQDEATSEKAEAPTGSAGNTVKDEETGIPLTSFNDIGKATAADVREALHQVIDPELGIDVIDLGLVYGIEIDEKGRAIITMTLTTPACPLTDLLEDECASTLAGLVEEFRIDWTWQPRWTLDMIRPEGREQLEAIGFNFDNMPKY; from the coding sequence ATGGAAAGCCAAGACAATCTCGTTCCCACGCCGCAGTCGTCGATTCTTGATTCGGCGGTCAAAGCGCTTGGCAGCGAGGAAAAGGGCCAGGCAGCTGTCGCCAATCCGAGTGCGGTGGGTTCACTCGATAAGTTTGATAAGCAGGATGAAGCGACTTCCGAAAAGGCCGAGGCTCCCACAGGGTCTGCTGGCAACACCGTCAAAGACGAAGAGACGGGTATCCCGCTGACCTCCTTCAACGACATCGGTAAAGCAACCGCTGCCGACGTGCGCGAGGCATTGCATCAGGTCATCGACCCCGAACTGGGCATCGACGTCATCGATCTGGGCTTGGTCTATGGCATCGAAATCGATGAAAAGGGACGTGCCATCATCACGATGACGCTGACCACGCCAGCTTGTCCGCTGACCGATCTGCTTGAGGACGAGTGCGCTTCGACATTGGCTGGACTTGTAGAGGAATTCCGTATCGATTGGACATGGCAACCGCGTTGGACGCTTGACATGATTCGTCCTGAGGGCCGAGAACAGCTTGAAGCCATTGGCTTCAACTTCGACAACATGCCGAAGTACTGA
- the sufU gene encoding Fe-S cluster assembly sulfur transfer protein SufU: MSDFGMSGDDLEQMYQEVILDASKHPHGKEHFAADVTKEPSDGTNDTGETTVRASHEYCTPGESHQFNPTCGDQVTVHVEVSESEPHKIERLVWDGSGCSISTASLSMMVDLVDGKTVDEAMRLEGVFQKLMKSRGAGLDNDADEEALGDAVVFQGVSKYPMRIKCALLGWAGLKDSLAKALAADK; encoded by the coding sequence ATGAGTGATTTTGGTATGAGCGGGGACGATCTCGAACAGATGTATCAGGAGGTCATCCTGGACGCGTCAAAACATCCGCATGGCAAGGAGCATTTCGCCGCGGACGTGACCAAGGAGCCGAGCGACGGCACCAACGATACCGGCGAGACGACTGTGCGTGCCAGCCACGAATACTGCACGCCGGGGGAGTCCCACCAGTTCAATCCGACCTGTGGCGACCAGGTGACTGTTCATGTCGAAGTCTCCGAGTCGGAGCCGCACAAGATCGAACGTTTGGTGTGGGACGGCAGTGGTTGCTCCATTTCCACGGCCAGCCTGTCGATGATGGTCGACTTGGTCGATGGCAAGACGGTTGACGAGGCCATGCGGCTTGAGGGCGTCTTCCAAAAGCTGATGAAATCACGCGGTGCTGGTCTTGATAATGACGCCGACGAAGAGGCTCTGGGCGATGCCGTGGTGTTCCAAGGCGTCTCGAAGTACCCGATGCGTATCAAATGCGCATTGCTGGGCTGGGCTGGTCTCAAGGATTCGTTGGCCAAGGCGTTGGCGGCGGATAAGTAG
- a CDS encoding SufS family cysteine desulfurase codes for MVDFLELRKQFPILGQEVHGHQLVYFDSAATAQKPQCVIDAESRFYETINAGVHRGAHELAARSTVAFEEARAKVAKLVGANSVEGQEEIVVTAGATAGLNLLATAFGNASLGRGGDAAKRFALKPGDEIVVSKAEHHSVLLPFQELAYRTGATLKWFDLTDDGRIRSDTADEVITDRTKIVAVTHISNVTGAITDIEPIIKRAHEVGAIFILDACQSVPHLKIDFHKMDVDFAAWSAHKMYGPTGVGFLYGKREFLEALPPASFGGSMVELAWMDKPAEYMEPPARFEAGTQPVAQVVAAGVAADWMREIGMENVEAHEKTITAELLKLNDVPGFRVLGPLENKDRIGTVSFDVEGVHPHDVGQFFDAQGVAVRVGHHCAQPVHRHFGLFASSRASTGVYNTVEEAKQLVETAGKVRSFFEV; via the coding sequence ATGGTGGATTTTTTGGAGTTGCGGAAGCAGTTTCCTATTTTGGGGCAGGAGGTCCATGGACATCAGCTGGTGTACTTTGACTCTGCGGCTACTGCGCAGAAGCCGCAGTGCGTGATTGATGCCGAGAGTCGGTTCTACGAGACCATCAATGCCGGGGTGCATCGTGGGGCGCATGAGTTGGCTGCTCGTAGCACTGTTGCCTTTGAAGAGGCTCGTGCCAAGGTTGCTAAGTTGGTTGGTGCCAACTCTGTTGAAGGGCAGGAAGAGATCGTTGTTACTGCCGGTGCAACCGCGGGGCTCAATCTGCTGGCCACCGCCTTTGGCAATGCCTCGCTGGGACGCGGCGGGGACGCGGCCAAGAGGTTTGCTTTGAAGCCGGGGGACGAGATCGTCGTTTCCAAAGCCGAACATCATTCAGTTTTGCTGCCATTCCAGGAATTGGCTTATCGCACCGGCGCCACGCTGAAGTGGTTCGACCTGACCGATGATGGACGTATTCGTTCCGATACCGCCGATGAGGTCATCACCGACCGCACCAAGATTGTCGCGGTTACGCATATCAGCAACGTCACCGGGGCCATCACCGATATTGAACCCATTATCAAACGGGCGCATGAAGTCGGTGCCATCTTTATCCTCGACGCTTGTCAGTCTGTTCCGCATCTGAAAATCGATTTCCACAAGATGGATGTCGATTTCGCCGCCTGGAGCGCGCACAAGATGTATGGGCCTACCGGCGTCGGCTTCTTGTACGGCAAGCGAGAGTTCCTGGAAGCCCTCCCGCCGGCCAGTTTCGGTGGGTCGATGGTCGAACTCGCCTGGATGGACAAGCCGGCGGAGTATATGGAACCACCAGCACGTTTTGAAGCCGGAACCCAGCCTGTCGCTCAGGTTGTTGCCGCAGGTGTCGCCGCCGATTGGATGCGTGAAATCGGGATGGAAAACGTCGAGGCTCACGAAAAGACTATTACTGCAGAGCTCCTTAAGTTGAACGATGTCCCTGGCTTCCGTGTGCTTGGTCCGTTAGAGAACAAGGATCGTATCGGCACAGTGTCGTTCGATGTCGAAGGCGTGCATCCCCATGATGTTGGCCAGTTCTTCGACGCACAGGGCGTCGCCGTGCGTGTTGGTCACCATTGCGCCCAGCCCGTACATCGTCATTTCGGCCTCTTCGCATCGAGCCGTGCTTCGACCGGCGTGTACAATACCGTCGAGGAAGCCAAACAACTAGTCGAAACGGCCGGTAAAGTCCGTTCGTTCTTTGAGGTGTGA
- the sufC gene encoding Fe-S cluster assembly ATPase SufC yields the protein MSTLEIKDLYASVETKEGRKQILKGATLTVNSGETHAIMGPNGSGKSTLAYTLAGHPKYFVDSGEALLDGEDLLKMKPDERAKAGLFLAMQYPVEVPGVSMTNFLRTAKTEVDGKAPAIRTWTKELQDAMKNLRMDKKFASRSVNEGFSGGEKKRAEVLQLELLKPKFAIMDETDSGLDVDALRIVSEGVNRAKANTGLGIMLITHYTRILKYIKPDIVHVFAGGRFVKTGGPELADELEETGYDQYLPEGSTESALA from the coding sequence ATGTCAACATTGGAAATCAAGGATCTCTACGCATCGGTGGAGACCAAGGAAGGCCGCAAGCAGATCTTGAAGGGTGCGACCCTGACCGTCAATTCCGGCGAAACGCATGCCATCATGGGTCCCAACGGTTCCGGCAAGTCCACGCTGGCCTACACGCTGGCCGGCCACCCGAAGTACTTCGTCGATTCCGGCGAGGCCCTGCTTGACGGCGAGGACCTGCTGAAGATGAAGCCCGACGAGCGCGCGAAGGCCGGCCTGTTCCTGGCCATGCAGTATCCGGTGGAAGTGCCGGGCGTATCGATGACCAACTTCCTGCGCACCGCCAAGACCGAGGTCGACGGCAAGGCTCCGGCCATCCGCACCTGGACCAAGGAACTGCAGGACGCGATGAAGAACCTCAGAATGGACAAGAAGTTCGCTTCCCGTTCCGTCAACGAAGGTTTCTCCGGCGGCGAGAAGAAGCGTGCCGAAGTGCTGCAACTTGAGCTTTTGAAGCCCAAGTTCGCCATCATGGATGAAACCGATTCAGGCCTTGACGTTGACGCGCTGCGCATTGTCTCCGAAGGTGTGAACCGCGCCAAGGCAAACACCGGACTCGGGATTATGCTCATTACGCATTACACGCGCATTTTGAAGTATATCAAGCCGGATATTGTGCATGTCTTCGCTGGCGGACGGTTTGTCAAGACTGGCGGGCCTGAGCTGGCGGATGAACTCGAAGAGACTGGATATGATCAGTATCTGCCGGAGGGGTCTACGGAATCGGCGCTTGCTTGA
- the sufD gene encoding Fe-S cluster assembly protein SufD, whose product MAEKEVNIPVADPNDPYAMPAAMPSSADNERRSFEVEDFKMPTRKQEDWRYTPLERIEEFFSVFTPSGETEVTVSNIDGTPIDNSKVTKSVIDRSEAPSGTVMKPNDRVSAVEWNSGSKTVVVSISGELDQPVLVEVEGHGTDLDSLHLVLQIADRTHADIVVRHQGLARLAEGIEIITGKDSHVSTTFVQEWDRGSKHVGNQRIHVGDNASLRHAVVTLGGDVVRLRMDQEFGGPQGDLNMLGIYFAEAGQHLEHRTMVVHNYPECKSRVVYKGALDGKDAHSTWVGNALIQPQAPNTDSYELNRNLVLTPGPVADSEPNLEIENGNIIGAGHASSVGHFDDEELFYLQSRGITESEARKLVVRGFFADLIEQIGVPSIAEHLMNVIDRRLARGESADMQAVLEDK is encoded by the coding sequence ATGGCCGAAAAAGAAGTGAATATTCCAGTGGCGGATCCCAATGATCCCTACGCGATGCCGGCGGCCATGCCGTCCAGCGCCGACAATGAGCGTCGTTCGTTCGAGGTCGAGGACTTCAAGATGCCGACGCGCAAGCAGGAAGATTGGCGCTATACGCCGCTCGAACGTATCGAGGAGTTCTTCAGCGTCTTCACCCCAAGTGGTGAGACTGAGGTAACCGTCAGTAATATTGACGGAACGCCGATTGATAACAGCAAAGTGACCAAGTCGGTCATTGACCGTAGTGAGGCTCCTTCAGGAACTGTGATGAAGCCGAATGACCGTGTTTCGGCCGTCGAATGGAACAGTGGTAGCAAAACCGTCGTCGTTTCCATCTCCGGAGAGCTTGATCAGCCGGTACTGGTGGAAGTCGAAGGTCATGGCACGGACCTTGATTCTTTGCATCTTGTGCTTCAGATTGCCGACCGTACGCACGCCGATATCGTCGTACGTCATCAGGGTCTGGCCCGTCTTGCCGAGGGCATCGAAATCATCACCGGCAAGGACTCCCACGTTTCCACGACCTTCGTGCAGGAATGGGACAGGGGCTCCAAACATGTGGGCAACCAGCGCATCCACGTCGGCGACAACGCCTCGCTTCGCCACGCCGTGGTCACCCTCGGTGGCGACGTCGTGCGTCTGCGCATGGATCAGGAATTCGGCGGACCTCAGGGCGACCTCAACATGCTCGGCATCTACTTCGCCGAGGCCGGCCAGCATCTGGAACATCGCACGATGGTGGTTCACAACTATCCGGAGTGTAAGTCCCGCGTGGTCTACAAGGGTGCTTTGGATGGCAAGGACGCACATTCGACGTGGGTCGGCAACGCGCTGATCCAGCCGCAGGCGCCGAACACTGATTCCTACGAACTCAACCGTAACTTGGTGCTCACACCTGGTCCTGTGGCCGATTCCGAGCCCAACCTCGAAATCGAGAACGGCAACATCATCGGTGCCGGCCACGCCAGCTCCGTCGGCCACTTTGACGACGAAGAGCTCTTCTACCTGCAGTCGCGTGGCATCACGGAATCCGAGGCCCGCAAGCTGGTAGTTCGTGGTTTCTTCGCTGATCTGATCGAACAAATAGGCGTGCCCAGCATCGCCGAACACCTTATGAATGTCATTGACCGCAGGCTCGCGCGCGGCGAAAGTGCCGACATGCAAGCGGTATTGGAGGATAAGTAA
- the sufB gene encoding Fe-S cluster assembly protein SufB, giving the protein MSQYVADRERVNEDKIKKDDEIIQEFGEYNYGWHDSDAAGEAAKKGIDENVVRAISADKGEPQWMLDMRLKGYRSFIEKPMPKWGVDLSDFDADDFKYYVKPIDKPAKSWEDLPTDIRNTYDKLGIPDAEKKRLVSGVAAQYESEVIYNSIQEDLKKEGVIFTDTDTALREYPDLVKKYFATVIPYDDNKFAALNTAAWSGGSFVYVPKGVHVDIPLQAYFRINTPNMGQFERTLIIAEEGSYVHYVEGCTAPIYATDSLHAANVEIIVGKNARVRYTTVQNWSNNVYNLVTQRAYVKEGGTMEWVDGNIGSKASMKYPSCILAEPYAKASTMSLSFAGKGQYQDTGAKMIHLAPHTSSTIVAKSISRGGGRCAYRGLVKVIDGAKGSSSSVVCDTLLVDDYSRSDTYPHVDIREDDVTMAHEATVSKVSEDQLFYLMSRGLEEKEAMGMIVRGFVEPISRELPMEYALELNRLVELQMEGSVG; this is encoded by the coding sequence ATGAGCCAGTATGTGGCTGATCGTGAACGTGTCAACGAGGATAAGATCAAAAAGGATGACGAGATCATCCAGGAATTCGGCGAGTACAACTACGGCTGGCACGATTCCGATGCGGCCGGTGAAGCTGCGAAGAAGGGCATTGACGAGAACGTCGTTCGCGCCATTTCCGCCGATAAGGGCGAACCGCAGTGGATGCTCGATATGCGCTTGAAGGGTTATCGTTCGTTCATCGAAAAGCCCATGCCCAAGTGGGGCGTGGATCTTTCCGATTTCGATGCCGATGATTTCAAGTATTATGTAAAGCCAATCGACAAGCCGGCCAAGAGCTGGGAAGACCTGCCCACAGATATCCGCAATACATACGATAAGTTGGGCATTCCCGATGCAGAAAAGAAGCGTCTGGTCTCCGGTGTCGCCGCGCAGTACGAGTCCGAGGTCATCTACAACTCCATTCAGGAGGACCTGAAGAAGGAAGGCGTGATTTTCACCGATACGGATACTGCATTGCGCGAGTATCCGGATCTGGTCAAGAAATATTTCGCGACCGTCATTCCTTATGATGACAACAAATTCGCGGCGCTCAACACGGCTGCATGGTCCGGCGGCTCGTTCGTCTACGTTCCCAAGGGTGTTCACGTCGATATCCCGCTACAGGCCTATTTCCGTATCAATACGCCGAACATGGGCCAGTTCGAACGCACGTTGATCATCGCCGAGGAAGGCTCCTACGTCCACTACGTCGAAGGCTGCACGGCCCCGATCTACGCGACGGATTCGCTGCATGCGGCCAACGTCGAGATCATCGTCGGCAAGAACGCCCGCGTGCGCTATACGACCGTGCAGAACTGGTCGAACAACGTTTACAATCTCGTCACCCAGCGCGCCTACGTCAAAGAGGGCGGCACCATGGAATGGGTCGATGGCAATATCGGCTCCAAGGCGAGTATGAAGTACCCGTCCTGCATCCTGGCCGAGCCATACGCCAAGGCCTCCACCATGTCGCTGAGCTTCGCCGGAAAAGGACAGTATCAGGACACCGGCGCCAAGATGATCCATCTTGCCCCGCACACGAGCTCCACCATCGTCGCCAAGTCGATTTCGCGCGGCGGCGGACGTTGCGCATACCGCGGCCTGGTCAAGGTTATTGACGGTGCCAAGGGATCGAGCTCTTCGGTGGTCTGCGACACACTGTTGGTCGATGATTACTCGCGTTCCGACACCTATCCGCATGTCGACATCCGCGAGGACGACGTAACGATGGCGCACGAGGCGACCGTTTCCAAGGTCTCCGAGGACCAGCTCTTCTACCTGATGAGCCGAGGGCTGGAGGAGAAGGAAGCCATGGGTATGATCGTGCGAGGATTCGTCGAGCCAATCAGCCGCGAACTGCCGATGGAATACGCGTTGGAGCTCAACAGGCTGGTCGAGTTGCAAATGGAAGGATCGGTGGGCTGA
- a CDS encoding CTP synthase has translation MAREQNDNSHGHVTKHIFVTGGVVSSLGKGLTASSLGRLLRSRGLRVLQQKLDPYINVDPGTMNPFQHGEVYVTEDGAETDLDIGHYERFLDVFLSQKANVTTGQIYQSVLEKERAGKYLGQCVQVIPHITNEIKSRMRAQAADDVDVIITEIGGTVGDIESQPFLEAAREVKRELGPHNCMFVHVSLVPYLPAAHELKTKPTQHSVMTLRQLGITPDALVLRSDRPLNQGIKDKISLMCDVDEEGVVNCVDAPSIYDVPKILHNEGLDSYVVRFLEMSAHDVDWAEWDDLLERVHHPKEEVNIAIVGKYIDLPDAYLSVIEAVKAGGFGNYAKANVKLVAADLCESEAGADAELRDMDGIIVPGGFGVRGIDGKIGALRYAREHKLPALGLCLGLQCMVIEYARDVLELEDADSSEFEPGCKNPVIATMEEQKDILANSDMGHTMRLGAYPAVLKEGSLVAKLYGTTHVSERHRHRYEVNVAYKDRLHEGGLDISGESPDGELTEFVELPQDVHPFYVGTQAHPEFKSRPTKPHPLFQGLVKAALDHQEARKSQSEQD, from the coding sequence ATGGCAAGAGAACAAAATGATAATTCCCATGGACATGTCACCAAGCATATTTTCGTCACCGGTGGCGTTGTTTCTTCCCTTGGTAAGGGCCTGACAGCATCTTCTCTCGGTCGCCTTCTCCGTAGCCGTGGTCTCCGCGTTCTGCAGCAGAAACTCGATCCTTATATCAACGTTGACCCGGGTACAATGAACCCGTTCCAGCACGGCGAGGTCTACGTCACCGAAGACGGCGCCGAAACCGATCTGGATATCGGCCATTACGAGCGCTTCCTCGACGTCTTCCTTTCTCAGAAAGCGAACGTCACCACCGGTCAGATCTACCAGTCCGTTCTTGAGAAGGAACGCGCCGGAAAATATCTCGGCCAGTGCGTGCAAGTCATTCCACATATCACCAATGAGATCAAGAGTCGCATGCGCGCCCAGGCCGCGGATGATGTCGACGTGATCATCACCGAGATCGGCGGCACTGTCGGCGACATCGAGTCCCAGCCGTTCCTCGAGGCGGCGCGTGAGGTCAAGCGTGAACTTGGCCCGCACAACTGCATGTTCGTGCATGTCTCCCTGGTGCCATACCTGCCGGCCGCCCATGAGCTGAAGACCAAACCGACTCAGCACTCCGTGATGACCCTGCGCCAGCTCGGCATCACCCCTGACGCGCTCGTGCTGCGTAGCGACCGCCCGCTCAACCAAGGCATCAAGGACAAGATTTCCCTGATGTGTGACGTCGATGAGGAAGGCGTGGTCAACTGCGTGGATGCCCCGAGCATCTACGACGTGCCGAAGATCCTGCACAATGAGGGCCTTGACTCCTATGTGGTCCGATTCCTTGAGATGTCCGCCCACGATGTGGATTGGGCCGAATGGGACGATCTGCTCGAGCGCGTGCACCATCCGAAAGAAGAGGTCAACATCGCCATCGTCGGCAAGTACATCGACCTGCCCGATGCCTACCTTTCCGTCATCGAGGCCGTCAAGGCCGGTGGCTTCGGCAATTATGCCAAGGCCAACGTCAAGCTTGTCGCGGCTGACCTGTGCGAGTCCGAAGCTGGTGCTGATGCTGAGCTGCGTGACATGGACGGCATCATCGTTCCCGGTGGTTTCGGTGTGCGCGGTATCGACGGTAAGATCGGCGCACTGCGCTACGCCCGCGAGCACAAGCTGCCCGCATTGGGCCTGTGCCTCGGCCTGCAGTGCATGGTCATCGAGTATGCACGTGACGTGCTGGAACTTGAGGATGCTGATTCCTCCGAGTTCGAGCCCGGATGCAAGAACCCGGTCATCGCCACGATGGAAGAGCAGAAGGATATCCTCGCGAATTCGGATATGGGCCATACCATGCGTCTCGGCGCCTATCCGGCTGTGCTCAAGGAAGGTTCGCTTGTCGCCAAGCTGTACGGCACAACTCACGTCAGCGAACGCCATCGCCATCGTTACGAGGTCAACGTGGCGTATAAGGACCGTCTGCACGAAGGCGGGCTCGATATTTCCGGCGAAAGCCCCGACGGCGAGCTCACTGAGTTTGTCGAACTGCCGCAGGACGTGCATCCGTTCTACGTCGGCACACAGGCGCATCCCGAGTTCAAGTCCCGCCCGACCAAGCCGCACCCGCTGTTCCAGGGTCTGGTGAAGGCCGCGCTCGATCATCAGGAGGCCCGCAAGAGCCAGTCTGAACAGGACTGA
- a CDS encoding type II 3-dehydroquinate dehydratase: protein MTKVIVVNGPNLGRLGVREPDVYGHQDLQTLRKDCAGWGKTLGLEVEVRQSDDEAEVIGWMHQAVDEQTPVVMNPAAFTHYSYGLSDAAKMVTDAGLPLMEVHISNPSARDSFRKYSVISPVATGTITGMGFYGYKLALDAVAHLLAR, encoded by the coding sequence ATGACCAAGGTAATCGTCGTCAACGGGCCGAATCTCGGACGTCTGGGAGTGCGTGAACCCGACGTGTACGGCCATCAGGACTTGCAAACCCTGCGCAAAGACTGTGCCGGATGGGGCAAGACACTTGGCCTGGAGGTCGAAGTGCGCCAGTCTGACGATGAGGCCGAAGTCATCGGCTGGATGCACCAGGCCGTTGACGAGCAGACCCCTGTGGTGATGAACCCTGCCGCGTTCACCCATTACAGCTACGGTCTTTCCGACGCCGCCAAAATGGTCACGGACGCCGGCCTGCCACTGATGGAGGTGCACATCTCCAACCCGTCGGCTCGCGATTCCTTCCGCAAATACAGCGTTATCAGTCCTGTCGCCACTGGTACCATCACCGGTATGGGCTTTTACGGCTATAAGCTCGCCCTCGATGCCGTGGCTCATCTACTGGCGCGATAA